A region from the Brassica napus cultivar Da-Ae chromosome C8, Da-Ae, whole genome shotgun sequence genome encodes:
- the LOC106446253 gene encoding pentatricopeptide repeat-containing protein At3g49710, protein MNQTLWTFKSFRDLLLKCVAERDLFTGKTLHARYVKSLVASSTYLSNHFVNLYSKCGRLTSARAAFDCTEQPNVFSYNVIVKAYAKDSKIHIARQLFDEIPQPDTVSYNTLISGYADARETLPAMILFKRMRELGFEVDGFTLSGLIAACCDRVELIMQLHCFAVSGGFDSYSSVNNAFVSYYSKGGLLREAVSVFYGMGELRDEVSWNSMIVAYGQHKEGAKALALYRDMILKGFKIDMYTLASVLNALTSLNDLIGGRQFHGKLIKAGFHQNSHVGSGLIDFYSKCGGRNGMSDAEKVFQEILSPDLVIWNTMISGYSMNEELAEEAVRSFRQMQRIGHRPDDCSFVCVTSACSNLCSTSQGKQIHGLAVKSHIPSNRISVNNSLISMYYENGNLQDARRVFDRMPELNAVTYNCMIKGYAQHGRVTEALLLYQRMLDSGIAPNNITFVAVLSTCVHSGKVAEGQSYFNTMKERFKIEPEAEHYSCMIDLLGRAGKLEEAERVIDSMPFKAGPVAWAALLNACRKHKNIALAERAANELMAMKPNADTPYVMLANMYTDAGRWEEMAAVRKLMRSRRIRKKPGCSWIEVKKKEHVFVAEDWSHPMIREVCEYLEEMMKKMKKLGYVMDKKWAMVKVDEAGEGEEEMRLGHHSEKLAVAFGLMSTGHGEEIVVKKNLRICGDCHNAIKFMSEVAGREIIVRDNLRFHCFKDGKCSCGDYW, encoded by the coding sequence ATGAACCAGACACTATGGACGTTCAAATCTTTTCGAGACCTTCTTCTGAAATGCGTTGCGGAGAGAGATCTCTTCACAGGGAAAACCCTACACGCGCGTTACGTGAAATCCCTCGTAGCTTCTTCCACTTACCTCTCAAACCACTTCGTAAACCTCTACTCCAAATGTGGACGCCTCACCTCCGCACGTGCAGCTTTCGACTGCACGGAACAACCCAATGTCTTCTCTTACAACGTAATCGTCAAAGCTTACGCGAAAGACTCGAAAATCCACATTGCACGACAGTTGTTCGACGAAATTCCTCAACCAGATACAGTCTCTTACAACACCCTAATCTCTGGGTACGCTGATGCTAGAGAAACTCTCCCGGCTATGATCTTGTTCAAGAGGATGAGAGAGCTGGGTTTTGAGGTTGATGGTTTTACCTTATCAGGGTTGATAGCAGCTTGTTGTGACCGCGTTGAGTTGATAATGCAGCTTCATTGTTTCGCTGTGTCGGGAGGGTTTGATTCTTACTCTTCTGTGAACAATGCTTTCGTCTCGTATTACAGTAAAGGAGGGCTTTTGAGAGAGGCGGTGTCGGTGTTTTATGGGATGGGTGAGTTAAGAGATGAAGTTTCATGGAACTCGATGATTGTGGCTTACGGGCAGCACAAGGAAGGAGCAAAGGCCTTAGCTTTGTATAGAGACATGATCTTGAAAGGGTTCAAGATCGATATGTACACATTAGCAAGTGTTTTAAATGCTCTCACGAGCTTGAATGATCTGATCGGTGGACGTCAGTTCCATGGTAAGCTAATCAAGGCTGGATTTCACCAAAACTCACACGTGGGGAGCGGTTTGATCGATTTCTACTCGAAATGTGGAGGTCGTAACGGTATGTCTGATGCAGAGAAGGTGTTCCAAGAGATTCTATCGCCGGATTTAGTTATCTGGAACACGATGATCTCAGGGTATTCAATGAACGAGGAACTCGCTGAAGAAGCTGTGAGGAGTTTCAGACAGATGCAACGTATAGGACATAGACCTGACGACTGCAGTTTTGTCTGTGTCACAAGCGCTTGCTCGAATCTCTGCTCCACTTCTCAAGGTAAACAGATACATGGCTTGGCGGTCAAGTCACACATTCCTTCGAATCGAATCTCTGTGAACAACTCGTTGATCTCCATGTATTACGAGAACGGGAACCTTCAAGACGCGAGGCGAGTGTTTGATCGTATGCCTGAGCTTAATGCTGTAACGTACAACTGTATGATCAAAGGCTATGCACAGCACGGGCGTGTAACAGAGGCTTTGCTCTTGTACCAACGGATGCTGGACTCGGGTATTGCGCCTAACAATATAACCTTTGTAGCCGTTCTTTCTACTTGCGTACACTCTGGTAAAGTCGCTGAGGGTCAGAGCTACTTCAACACCATGAAGGAGAGGTTTAAGATCGAGCCAGAGGCTGAGCACTATTCTTGCATGATTGATCTTTTGGGAAGAGCAGGGAAGCTAGAAGAGGCCGAGAGAGTCATAGACTCGATGCCGTTTAAGGCAGGCCCTGTTGCTTGGGCCGCGTTGCTCAACGCTTgtagaaaacacaaaaacatagcGCTTGCCGAGAGAGCAGCTAATGAGCTTATGGCGATGAAACCTAACGCCGACACGCCGTATGTGATGCTAGCAAACATGTATACGGATGCAGGAAGATGGGAAGAGATGGCGGCGGTGAGGAAATTAATGAGGTCGAGAAGGATAAGGAAGAAGCCAGGATGTAGTTGGATagaagtgaagaagaaggagcatGTATTCGTGGCGGAAGATTGGTCTCACCCAATGATACGTGAAGTGTGTGAGTACCtagaggagatgatgaagaagatgaagaagcttgGGTATGTGATGGATAAGAAATGGGCAATGGTGAAGGTGGATGAGgcgggagaaggagaagaagagatgaggtTAGGACATCACAGCGAGAAGCTAGCCGTGGCGTTCGGGTTGATGTCGACGGGACATGGAGAGGAGATAGTTGTGAAGAAGAATCTGAGGATATGTGGGGATTGTCACAATGCGATCAAGTTTATGTCGGAGGTTGCGGGTAGAGAGATCATTGTGAGGGATAACCTTAGGTTCCATTGCTTTAAAGATGGCAAGTGTTCATGTGGGGATTATTGGTAA
- the LOC106446254 gene encoding probable pectin methylesterase CGR2 — MARRQVGSTRRVGDGGSFPFAGALHSKSRSSPLLSICLVLVGACLLIGYAYSGPGIFKSIKEVSKVTGDYSCTAEVQRAVSVLKKAYGDGMRKVLHVGPETCSVVSTLLKEDETEAWGVEPYDIEDADSHCKSLVSKGLVRVADIKFPLPYRPKSFSLVIVSDALDYLSPKYLNKTVPELARVASDGVVLFAGLPGQQRAKVAELSKFGRPAKMRSASWWNRFFVQTSLEENEAPSKKFEQAVSKGSYKPACQVFHLKPLH, encoded by the exons ATGGCGAGAAGGCAAGTAGGTTCAACACGGCGTGTAGGGGATGGTGGAAGCTTCCCTTTTGCCGGAGCTTTGCACTCCAAGTCTAGATCTTCTCCGCTACTATCTATTTGCCTTGTTCTTGTG GGGGCTTGCCTACTCATAGGTTATGCTTACAGTGGTCCAG GAATCTTTAAAAGTATCAAAGAAGTCAGCAAGGTTACAG GTGACTATTCTTGCACAGCAGAAGTCCAAAGAGCCGTTTCTGTTCTGAAGAAGGCTTATGGAGATGGGATGCGCAAGGTCTTGCACGTAGGCCCTGAGACGTGCTCTGTGGTTTCCACTCTCTTGAAAGAAGATGAGACTGAAGCATGGGGTGTCGAACCCTATGACATCGAGGATGCTGATTCTCACTGCAAGAGTCTTGTCAGCAAAGGCCTTGTACGTGTCGCTGATATCAAGTTCCCTCTGCCTTACCGCCCAAAATCCTTCTCTCTTGTTATCGTCTCAGATGCTCTGGATTATCTCTCTCCCAAGTACCTTAACAAGACCGTTCCTGAACTCGCAAGGGTTGCTTCAGATGGTGTAGTTCTATTTGCAG GTCTCCCCGGTCAGCAGAGAGCTAAAGTTGCCGAACTATCTAAATTCGGTCGTCCC GCTAAAATGCGTAGCGCATCGTGGTGGAACCGTTTCTTCGTCCAGACATCCTTAGAAGAAAACGAAGCACCAAGCAAGAAGTTTGAACAGGCTGTATCCAAAGGATCATACAAACCAGCCTGCCAAGTCTTCCACCTTAAGCCACTACATTAA